In Streptomyces sp. NBC_01707, a genomic segment contains:
- a CDS encoding anhydro-N-acetylmuramic acid kinase, whose product MRVLGLSSGTSHDAIDAAVVEFGLDDDTLHGTLVHSAAHPYPAELRAEILDALPPRDVTLAAVCRLDTLIGQSFADTAAATVAAAGPVDLVCSHGQTLYHWVDDGTVRGTLQLGQPAWIAERLGVPVVSDVRTADVAAGGQGAPLVSLLDTLLLSGLPGPAGALNLGGIANLTSVGRGAPVAFDTGPANALMDAAALAGTGRPYDEDGRLAAAGQVDPALLAALLAEPYYRREPPKSTGKELFHADYLAGYLAGRPPLPVEDLLATLAELTARTVADAVRERGLRSLVVSGGGADNPVLTERIGALLPGVELLRSDALGLPSAAKEAVAFALLGWFTAHGLPGTLPSCTGATGGRVLGRLTPGHGPLRLPEPLTGPPAAARFSC is encoded by the coding sequence GTGAGAGTCCTGGGACTCAGCTCCGGCACCTCGCACGACGCGATCGACGCGGCCGTCGTCGAATTCGGCCTGGACGACGACACCTTGCACGGCACCCTCGTCCACTCGGCCGCACACCCCTACCCGGCCGAACTGCGCGCCGAGATCCTGGACGCACTGCCCCCGCGGGATGTGACGCTGGCCGCGGTGTGCCGACTGGACACCCTCATCGGACAGTCCTTCGCCGACACCGCGGCGGCGACGGTGGCCGCGGCAGGGCCGGTCGACCTGGTCTGCTCGCACGGCCAGACCCTCTACCACTGGGTGGACGACGGGACCGTGCGTGGCACCCTGCAACTCGGCCAGCCCGCCTGGATCGCCGAGCGTCTGGGCGTGCCGGTGGTGTCCGACGTCCGCACCGCCGACGTGGCCGCGGGCGGCCAGGGCGCACCCCTGGTGTCGCTGCTGGACACGCTGCTGCTCAGCGGACTGCCAGGTCCGGCGGGGGCGCTGAACCTCGGTGGCATCGCCAATCTGACGTCGGTCGGGCGGGGCGCGCCGGTTGCCTTCGACACCGGTCCCGCAAACGCACTGATGGACGCGGCCGCACTGGCAGGGACCGGCCGGCCGTACGACGAGGACGGCCGGCTCGCCGCCGCCGGACAGGTGGACCCGGCGTTGCTCGCCGCTCTGCTCGCCGAACCGTACTACCGGCGCGAGCCGCCGAAGAGCACCGGCAAGGAGCTCTTCCACGCCGACTACCTGGCCGGGTATCTGGCCGGGCGTCCCCCGCTCCCGGTCGAGGACCTCCTGGCCACCTTGGCCGAACTGACTGCGCGCACGGTTGCGGACGCGGTACGGGAGCGAGGCCTGCGGAGCCTGGTGGTGTCCGGCGGCGGCGCGGACAACCCGGTGCTGACCGAGCGGATCGGCGCACTGCTGCCGGGAGTCGAGCTGCTGCGCTCCGACGCGCTGGGGCTGCCCTCGGCCGCCAAGGAGGCGGTGGCTTTCGCGTTGCTCGGCTGGTTCACCGCGCACGGTCTGCCGGGTACGCTGCCCAGCTGCACCGGGGCGACGGGAGGACGGGTGCTGGGCCGGCTCACCCCGGGCCACGGGCCGCTGCGGCTGCCGGAGCCGTTGACCGGGCCTCCGGCTGCCGCCCGCTTCAGCTGCTGA
- a CDS encoding MurR/RpiR family transcriptional regulator, which yields MSVLTPDLVLRLLERAAAHCGPGAVRLHAVLAADFPAALSRRPAQLLRAADANAEDLDQLLAMAGFADTEDLRACAARETGRRLPVPDQRIADREGEPGDRTALRRILAREQENLAGTLDALHANGALELAARAVVAGRRRWVFGDMKSIGYAALVAADLSAALRDVTLVQPGMGAAVTALADAGDQDVLITFSFRSYSRHTVRVAREFHALGGTVVAITDGYDSPVCAYATHVLAVNTRSESRTHSPTAVTATGHLLASLAAAGAKGAARRAQRRHALTWALSDGEGTTPADPPERTAP from the coding sequence ATGTCTGTCCTGACGCCCGACCTCGTGCTTCGACTGTTGGAGCGCGCCGCTGCGCACTGCGGCCCCGGGGCCGTCCGCCTGCACGCCGTACTCGCTGCGGACTTCCCCGCCGCGCTGTCCCGGCGCCCCGCCCAACTCCTGCGCGCCGCCGACGCGAACGCCGAGGATCTCGACCAGCTGCTCGCCATGGCGGGCTTCGCCGACACCGAGGACCTGCGTGCCTGCGCCGCCCGTGAGACGGGCCGCCGGCTGCCCGTTCCCGACCAGCGCATCGCCGACCGGGAAGGTGAACCCGGAGATCGGACCGCGCTGCGCCGTATCCTCGCGCGGGAGCAGGAGAACCTGGCCGGCACCCTCGACGCGCTGCATGCCAACGGCGCCCTGGAACTCGCCGCGCGCGCCGTGGTCGCGGGCCGCCGCCGTTGGGTGTTCGGTGACATGAAGTCCATCGGGTACGCGGCTCTGGTCGCGGCCGATCTCTCCGCCGCGCTCCGTGACGTCACCCTCGTCCAGCCCGGAATGGGAGCGGCCGTCACCGCCCTCGCCGACGCAGGCGACCAGGACGTACTGATCACCTTCAGTTTTCGCAGTTACAGCCGCCACACCGTACGCGTGGCCCGTGAGTTCCATGCGCTGGGCGGCACGGTCGTAGCGATCACCGACGGCTACGACAGCCCGGTGTGCGCCTACGCCACCCATGTCCTCGCGGTGAACACCCGGAGCGAGTCGCGCACCCACTCGCCGACCGCCGTCACCGCCACCGGCCATCTGCTCGCCTCACTTGCCGCGGCCGGAGCGAAGGGCGCGGCCCGTCGCGCCCAGCGCCGCCACGCACTCACCTGGGCGCTGAGCGACGGCGAGGGCACCACTCCCGCCGACCCTCCTGAGAGGACCGCTCCGTGA
- a CDS encoding M20/M25/M40 family metallo-hydrolase, translated as MIPEFTDPSAEQFSHHETLAADTIDHCSRLIRFDTSNYGGGDSRGEREAAEWVAEVLADAGYTPQVLESEPRRASTVVRIPGADPLAPALLVHGHLDVVPAEPSDWSFDPFSGEVTDGAVRGRGALDMKDMDAMMLACATGFARTGTRPPRDIVMAFVADEEDTGAYGAGFLVDKHPGLFEGVTAAISESGGYSVHLPNGRRLYPVATGERGSAWMTLSAHGTAGHGSRRNPDNAVATLVRTVAELTAHTWPVHLIPPVRALLDGLGSELGITIDPADPASVARLGEAARLVESTMSNSLNPTRLNAGYKHNVIPSEATAGIDGRVLPGAEKEFFAAVDAVLGTKVTREFASWTEPVAADHTSPEFAAMADALRAHDPQALVLPFCMSGGTDAKAFARLGIAGYGFAPGTTPPGFNSWNYVHGVDEHVLTDSLAFGVRVLDTFLRADPAGPASG; from the coding sequence GTGATCCCGGAGTTCACCGACCCTTCCGCAGAGCAGTTCTCCCACCACGAGACACTGGCCGCCGACACGATCGACCACTGCTCGCGGCTGATCCGCTTCGACACCAGCAACTACGGCGGCGGCGATTCGCGCGGTGAGCGGGAAGCCGCCGAATGGGTGGCCGAAGTCCTCGCGGACGCCGGATACACGCCGCAGGTGCTGGAGTCTGAGCCGCGCCGCGCCTCCACCGTGGTCCGGATCCCGGGCGCCGACCCGCTGGCCCCCGCACTGCTGGTCCACGGCCATCTGGACGTCGTGCCGGCCGAACCCTCCGACTGGTCCTTCGACCCGTTCAGTGGCGAGGTCACCGACGGCGCGGTACGCGGCCGGGGCGCCCTGGACATGAAGGACATGGACGCGATGATGCTGGCCTGCGCCACCGGATTCGCCCGGACCGGTACCCGCCCGCCGCGCGACATCGTGATGGCGTTCGTCGCCGACGAGGAGGACACCGGCGCGTACGGAGCGGGGTTCCTCGTCGACAAGCACCCCGGACTCTTCGAGGGTGTCACCGCCGCCATCAGCGAGTCCGGCGGCTACAGCGTCCATCTGCCCAACGGCCGCCGTCTCTACCCGGTCGCCACCGGCGAGCGCGGCAGCGCCTGGATGACCCTCAGCGCGCACGGCACCGCGGGCCACGGCTCCCGCCGCAACCCCGACAACGCCGTGGCCACTCTGGTACGCACCGTGGCCGAACTGACCGCGCACACCTGGCCGGTTCATCTGATCCCGCCGGTCCGGGCGCTGCTCGACGGGCTCGGGTCGGAACTCGGCATCACGATCGACCCGGCCGACCCGGCGAGCGTCGCCCGACTCGGCGAGGCCGCACGGCTGGTGGAGTCGACCATGTCCAACTCGCTCAACCCGACCCGGCTGAACGCCGGATACAAGCACAACGTCATCCCCAGCGAAGCCACCGCCGGTATCGACGGACGCGTCCTGCCCGGAGCCGAAAAGGAGTTCTTCGCCGCCGTCGACGCGGTGCTCGGTACCAAGGTGACCCGCGAGTTCGCCAGCTGGACCGAGCCGGTCGCCGCCGACCACACCTCGCCGGAGTTCGCGGCCATGGCGGACGCCCTGCGCGCCCACGACCCGCAGGCCCTGGTCCTGCCGTTCTGCATGTCCGGCGGCACCGACGCCAAGGCCTTCGCCCGGCTGGGCATCGCCGGCTACGGCTTCGCCCCCGGCACCACCCCGCCCGGTTTCAACAGCTGGAACTACGTACACGGCGTCGACGAGCACGTCCTCACCGACAGCCTCGCCTTCGGTGTCCGGGTCCTGGACACCTTCCTCCGGGCGGATCCGGCCGGCCCCGCATCGGGCTGA
- a CDS encoding ABC transporter permease codes for MTITSDTSDSASAVGPVPGSDAADAASRPGSGRADFLRFLGSKLAAAAVSFVIVLGIGFVIFQLMPSDPVQTMTRGRPTSDAQMAHLRQTLGLDQPVWERFLHFVNDIVHLDLGRSWQYQQDVSSLIGERVGPTLLLMGTATAISVVVGLWLGVRSGWRHGSLFDKITSSAALTFWSVPTYWLGMILLIWLSVGLDLFPSGGMSDPSLGATGFGHVLDVARHMVLPCLTMVLVVFAQYVSIMRSSIIDELGSPYLLTARAKGLVDDAVRRKHAVPNALLPSVTVIFLHLGTMVGGAITVETVFSWPGLGSLTIEALKVPDIPVLQGTFIIFSASVILMNLLADVLYRFLDPRVRVR; via the coding sequence ATGACCATTACGTCCGATACGTCCGACAGCGCGAGCGCCGTCGGCCCCGTGCCCGGGAGCGACGCGGCCGACGCCGCCTCCCGCCCGGGCTCGGGGCGGGCAGACTTCCTCCGCTTCCTGGGCAGCAAGCTCGCCGCAGCTGCCGTGAGCTTCGTCATCGTCCTGGGCATCGGCTTCGTGATCTTCCAGCTGATGCCCTCGGACCCGGTCCAGACGATGACCCGCGGCCGGCCCACCAGCGATGCCCAGATGGCTCATCTGCGCCAGACGCTGGGCCTGGACCAGCCGGTGTGGGAGCGGTTCCTGCACTTCGTCAACGACATCGTCCACCTGGATCTGGGCCGTTCCTGGCAGTACCAGCAGGATGTCTCCTCCCTCATCGGCGAACGCGTCGGCCCCACCCTGCTCCTGATGGGCACGGCCACCGCGATATCCGTGGTGGTCGGCCTGTGGCTGGGGGTGCGCAGCGGATGGCGGCACGGCAGCCTCTTCGACAAGATCACCTCCTCGGCGGCGCTCACCTTCTGGTCAGTCCCCACCTACTGGCTCGGCATGATCCTGCTGATCTGGCTCAGCGTCGGCCTCGATCTGTTCCCCTCCGGCGGCATGTCCGACCCGTCGCTCGGTGCCACCGGCTTCGGCCATGTCCTCGACGTGGCCCGTCACATGGTGCTGCCGTGTCTGACGATGGTGCTCGTGGTGTTCGCCCAGTACGTGTCGATCATGCGCTCGTCGATCATCGATGAGCTGGGCAGTCCGTATCTGCTGACGGCCCGGGCCAAGGGACTCGTCGACGACGCCGTTCGCCGCAAGCACGCCGTGCCCAACGCGCTGCTGCCCTCGGTCACCGTGATCTTTCTTCACCTGGGCACGATGGTCGGCGGAGCGATCACGGTCGAGACCGTGTTCAGCTGGCCGGGTCTCGGCTCGCTGACCATCGAGGCACTCAAAGTGCCCGACATCCCCGTACTGCAGGGCACGTTCATCATCTTCAGCGCCAGTGTGATCCTGATGAACCTCCTCGCCGACGTGCTCTACCGCTTCCTCGACCCCCGGGTGCGTGTGCGATGA
- a CDS encoding ABC transporter substrate-binding protein yields MTHTMVRSSTGRRATALAAAALTGALALGSVALAPGAAADTKGTTLRAAMTGNGIDSLNPFLAYFAGSLDVFSAVYPSLNSLNTDGTPAPYLATKWTPSADKLTWTFTLRKGLKWSDGRPITAEDAAWTLNLIRTNEVAGTANGSLVENFASVTAPDATTLVIKTKKPQANTPFVSIPYSGVPIVPKHVWEKHVTDLKDFKNDSGDIVGYGPWTLTAYKPEQYVKYDANKDFVLGAPKFDHLVQQRYKAVDGAVAALRSGQLDYVSDLNSTQFKALQSDKRTTAFQNAGRRWMSVAINSGARTRSGKKIGTGNPALADAAVRRAIAQATDKQTLVDKVLDGLGQVGSGYIPPTWKQWAWKPAPGDEQSYDMAKANSILDEAGYTKGKDGIRVSPKTKKPLKLRLGTHSDAATDTQIATYLTGWMKQIGVELTAEPLSSTKLNDDLAKGDWDLLMDGWGTGPDPTYLLSIQNCDALPLDDGTNGSTDSFHCDKEFDKLFKQQVTEFDPAQRAATVGKMQDILYKADNNVILYYATGLSATNARTVKNLAVGKADSAGVYPMQYTFGQFRSATPVAAVKEASSGSTTLWAGIGIGVLVVAGLAFGIKRRSSADERE; encoded by the coding sequence ATGACACACACAATGGTCCGCAGCTCGACAGGCCGTCGTGCTACGGCACTGGCCGCCGCAGCCCTCACCGGCGCTCTCGCCCTCGGCTCGGTCGCTCTGGCCCCCGGGGCCGCAGCCGACACCAAGGGCACCACCCTGCGCGCCGCGATGACCGGCAACGGCATCGACTCGCTGAATCCGTTCCTGGCGTACTTCGCCGGCTCGCTGGACGTCTTCAGCGCCGTCTACCCCTCACTGAACTCCCTGAACACCGACGGCACTCCCGCGCCGTACCTGGCGACCAAGTGGACGCCGTCGGCCGACAAGCTCACCTGGACCTTCACCCTCCGCAAGGGACTGAAGTGGTCGGACGGCCGGCCGATCACCGCCGAGGACGCCGCCTGGACCCTCAATCTGATCCGTACGAACGAGGTGGCAGGCACTGCCAACGGCTCACTCGTCGAGAACTTCGCCTCGGTCACCGCGCCCGACGCCACGACGCTGGTCATCAAGACCAAGAAGCCCCAGGCGAACACCCCGTTCGTGTCCATCCCCTACAGCGGTGTGCCGATCGTTCCCAAGCACGTCTGGGAGAAGCACGTCACGGACCTCAAGGACTTCAAGAACGACTCCGGCGACATCGTCGGTTACGGCCCTTGGACGCTCACGGCCTACAAGCCGGAGCAGTACGTCAAGTACGACGCCAACAAGGACTTCGTCCTCGGCGCCCCGAAGTTCGACCACCTGGTCCAGCAGCGGTACAAGGCCGTCGACGGCGCTGTCGCCGCACTGCGCAGCGGCCAGCTCGACTACGTGTCCGATCTGAATTCCACCCAGTTCAAGGCCCTGCAGAGCGACAAGCGGACCACCGCCTTCCAGAACGCCGGCCGCCGCTGGATGAGCGTCGCGATCAACTCCGGTGCCCGTACCCGCTCAGGTAAGAAGATCGGCACCGGGAACCCGGCTCTCGCCGACGCCGCCGTGCGTCGCGCCATCGCGCAGGCGACCGACAAGCAGACCCTCGTCGACAAGGTGCTCGACGGCCTGGGCCAGGTCGGCTCCGGCTACATCCCGCCCACCTGGAAGCAGTGGGCGTGGAAGCCCGCCCCGGGCGACGAGCAGTCGTACGACATGGCGAAGGCCAACTCCATACTGGACGAGGCCGGTTACACCAAGGGCAAGGACGGAATCCGTGTCTCGCCCAAGACGAAGAAGCCGCTGAAGCTGCGCCTGGGCACCCACTCCGACGCCGCCACCGACACCCAGATCGCCACCTACCTCACCGGGTGGATGAAGCAGATCGGTGTCGAGCTGACCGCCGAGCCGCTGAGCTCCACCAAGCTCAACGACGATCTCGCCAAGGGCGACTGGGACCTGCTGATGGACGGCTGGGGCACCGGCCCCGACCCGACGTACCTGCTCTCCATCCAGAACTGCGACGCGCTGCCGCTGGACGACGGCACGAACGGCTCCACGGACTCCTTCCACTGCGACAAGGAGTTCGACAAGCTCTTCAAGCAGCAGGTCACCGAGTTCGACCCGGCGCAGCGCGCGGCGACCGTCGGCAAGATGCAGGACATCCTCTACAAGGCCGACAACAACGTCATCCTGTACTACGCCACGGGCCTGAGCGCGACGAACGCCCGTACGGTGAAGAACCTCGCGGTCGGCAAGGCGGACTCCGCGGGCGTCTACCCGATGCAGTACACCTTCGGCCAGTTCCGCAGCGCCACCCCGGTCGCCGCCGTGAAGGAAGCCTCGTCGGGCTCCACCACCCTGTGGGCCGGCATCGGCATCGGCGTGCTCGTCGTGGCGGGCCTCGCCTTCGGCATCAAGCGCCGCTCGTCGGCCGACGAGCGGGAGTAA
- a CDS encoding XRE family transcriptional regulator: MPESRDVPAPAPPTVDSSVEASAADRATARLAKVVASARRTAGLTLAATAAGSGLSPAYVSQIESGSANPTVRSLAQLAKVLGLELHELLGAGRGDTSDNSPFPARFTTLPGLTAMSDGQGIWNMTAHDATVLHSRLIRGEPGDHARPIRHAGEELVVVLAGQCRLRVSDTARVLNPADACHFAASEEHQITQTSDDLLLLVVLTKE; encoded by the coding sequence ATGCCTGAGTCAAGGGATGTTCCAGCCCCCGCCCCGCCGACGGTCGACTCATCGGTCGAGGCGTCCGCCGCAGATCGGGCAACCGCCCGACTGGCCAAGGTCGTTGCCTCGGCACGCAGGACGGCAGGCCTGACCCTGGCCGCCACCGCGGCCGGGTCAGGTCTCTCGCCCGCGTACGTGTCGCAGATCGAATCCGGCTCGGCGAATCCGACCGTCCGCAGCCTGGCGCAGCTCGCGAAGGTGCTGGGTCTCGAACTGCACGAGCTGCTCGGCGCCGGACGTGGCGACACTTCCGACAACAGCCCGTTCCCGGCACGTTTCACCACACTTCCGGGCTTGACCGCAATGTCGGACGGTCAAGGAATCTGGAACATGACGGCTCATGACGCGACCGTGCTCCATTCACGCCTGATAAGGGGTGAACCGGGCGATCACGCCCGACCGATCCGGCACGCCGGAGAGGAACTCGTGGTGGTGCTGGCCGGACAGTGCCGGCTCCGCGTCTCGGACACCGCCCGCGTGCTGAATCCGGCCGACGCCTGCCATTTCGCCGCATCCGAAGAGCATCAGATCACGCAGACCAGCGACGACTTGCTTCTGCTCGTCGTCCTCACGAAGGAGTGA
- a CDS encoding prolyl oligopeptidase family serine peptidase, which translates to MTERRVLPYGEWPSPLTADSAAAGSGSTSWPSGVGEETWWCANDPATATVRLLRTGSGHAPEPVLPEGVSVRNRSLGYGGRPYAVRPGQDGAPHLLVFTDHRDQRLYATGTAPLGTGGTGELTPLTPADPAEYETCWADPVFAPSGTEVWLVREVTRAAREPGEDPAPRTRRDIVAVPLDGSAVTAPDRLRVVGGDHHFLSTPRISPDGLHLAWLGWDHPQMPWETTELMVAPLADGVAGEPVRVLGGGEVSVPQAAWAPDGTLYAMADPDGWANLFRITPAPDGDWLAECVLPMERECAGALWRVGGSWFAATAAGVVLRHGVGEQRFALWDPADGTLRDLAPEWTEFGSDLWADDHAAVVLAASPTLGHAVLRVPLDGSTPVRCNGERDTTYDAWRAVPERRVAKAADGGDVQYVYYPPTSPDCTGPAGEAPPLLIHIHGGPTSSNGAAPDAEFSLFCSRGFAVAAVDYGGSTGYGRAYRDRLRHTWGVTDVEDSVTVASELASAGLADPSRTAIRGGSAGGWTTLAALTSTDTFCCGAVYYPISDPETWIYGQTHDFESRYMEYLVGKLPEDQERFDRVSPIRKAGQITGPLVMLQGADDFICRPDQAERIVDAVARRGLWHRYLLFEGEGHGFRQASSVSASLRAEAELYGHAMRIDVDLSDTSGAAAGVQG; encoded by the coding sequence ATGACCGAGCGCCGCGTCCTCCCCTACGGCGAGTGGCCCTCACCGCTGACCGCCGATTCGGCCGCGGCCGGCTCCGGATCCACGAGCTGGCCGTCCGGCGTCGGCGAGGAGACCTGGTGGTGCGCCAACGACCCGGCGACCGCCACCGTGAGGCTGTTGCGCACCGGCTCCGGGCACGCCCCCGAGCCGGTGCTGCCGGAGGGGGTCAGTGTGCGCAACCGTTCACTCGGCTACGGCGGCCGCCCGTATGCGGTCCGTCCCGGCCAGGACGGCGCCCCGCATCTGCTGGTCTTCACCGACCACCGCGATCAGCGGCTGTACGCGACCGGGACCGCCCCCCTGGGAACGGGGGGTACCGGTGAACTGACCCCTCTGACCCCTGCCGACCCGGCCGAGTACGAGACCTGTTGGGCGGACCCGGTGTTCGCGCCGAGTGGCACCGAGGTCTGGCTGGTCCGGGAGGTCACCCGGGCGGCCCGGGAACCGGGCGAGGATCCGGCTCCCCGCACCCGTCGCGACATCGTCGCCGTGCCGCTCGACGGCTCGGCCGTCACCGCGCCGGACCGGCTGCGGGTGGTCGGCGGCGACCACCACTTCCTGTCCACTCCGCGGATCAGCCCGGACGGACTGCACTTGGCGTGGCTCGGCTGGGACCACCCGCAGATGCCTTGGGAGACCACCGAGTTGATGGTCGCGCCGCTGGCCGACGGCGTCGCGGGGGAGCCGGTGCGGGTACTGGGCGGCGGTGAGGTTTCCGTACCGCAGGCGGCTTGGGCGCCCGACGGCACGCTGTACGCGATGGCCGACCCGGACGGCTGGGCGAACCTCTTCCGGATCACCCCGGCGCCCGACGGGGACTGGCTCGCCGAGTGCGTACTACCCATGGAGCGGGAGTGCGCTGGTGCCCTGTGGCGGGTCGGCGGAAGCTGGTTCGCGGCCACGGCGGCGGGGGTGGTGCTGCGGCACGGCGTCGGCGAACAGCGGTTCGCGCTGTGGGATCCCGCCGACGGCACGCTGCGCGATCTGGCGCCCGAGTGGACGGAGTTCGGCTCCGACCTGTGGGCCGACGACCACGCCGCGGTGGTGCTGGCGGCCTCCCCCACGCTCGGCCACGCAGTGCTGCGGGTGCCGCTCGACGGCAGCACTCCGGTGCGCTGCAACGGTGAGCGCGACACCACGTACGACGCCTGGCGGGCGGTGCCGGAGCGGCGGGTCGCCAAGGCCGCGGACGGAGGCGACGTGCAGTACGTCTACTATCCGCCCACCAGCCCGGACTGCACCGGCCCGGCAGGCGAGGCACCGCCGCTGCTGATCCACATCCACGGTGGGCCCACCAGTTCCAACGGCGCCGCCCCCGATGCGGAGTTCTCACTCTTCTGCAGCCGGGGCTTCGCCGTGGCCGCCGTCGACTACGGCGGCTCCACCGGCTACGGCCGCGCCTACCGGGACCGGCTACGGCACACCTGGGGTGTCACCGACGTCGAGGACTCGGTGACGGTCGCCTCGGAACTGGCCTCCGCCGGGCTCGCGGACCCGTCGCGCACCGCGATCCGCGGCGGCTCGGCGGGTGGCTGGACGACACTCGCGGCGCTGACGTCGACCGACACCTTCTGCTGCGGGGCGGTGTACTACCCCATCAGCGACCCGGAGACCTGGATCTACGGGCAGACCCATGACTTCGAGTCCCGCTACATGGAGTACCTGGTCGGGAAGTTGCCCGAGGACCAGGAGCGGTTCGACCGGGTGTCGCCGATCCGGAAGGCCGGGCAGATCACCGGCCCGCTGGTGATGCTGCAGGGAGCCGACGACTTCATCTGCCGCCCCGACCAGGCCGAACGCATCGTCGACGCGGTGGCCCGACGCGGGCTGTGGCACCGCTACCTGCTCTTCGAGGGCGAGGGCCACGGATTCCGTCAGGCGTCCAGCGTGAGCGCCTCACTGCGCGCCGAGGCTGAGCTGTACGGGCACGCGATGCGCATCGACGTCGACCTCTCGGACACCAGCGGCGCAGCGGCGGGGGTGCAGGGCTGA
- the lysA gene encoding diaminopimelate decarboxylase, protein MVPPVDNSPDAAPTRAAGPDEAPDIWPLTAKDMDGELHVGSVPMTAVAQACGTPLYVVDEADFRERARQWRESGADRVHYASKAFLCPEMVRWVGEERLHLDVCSVGELELAVAAGFDPAHIVLHGNNKLPAELSAAVEHGVGVVVVDCAEEIDRLAGYAADAGRVQDVYLRIAPGVAADTHDYMATGSDDVKFGFPVNGGFAERAVLTVSGIPSLRLTGIHSHLGSQILDPSGIRRAASRVAAFVRMLAERHSIRIDELDLGGGAGIAYVPGQQRLAPAEFVAALRAGVAEELDPASVRLAVEPGRSLIGTAGVTLYEVGVVKQGLERRFVSVDGGMSDALRPALYQASYTAWTANRRLTGRPVHSLVVGRHCESGDIVVPDIALPDDLAVGDLLAVPATGAYHHVMASNYNFQPRPAVVAVRDGQARLLVRRETPADLLLRDGAGAAIDLSGDLR, encoded by the coding sequence GTGGTTCCACCAGTCGACAACTCGCCCGACGCCGCCCCCACCCGCGCCGCGGGACCGGACGAGGCACCGGACATCTGGCCGCTCACCGCCAAGGACATGGACGGCGAACTGCACGTGGGTTCCGTGCCGATGACGGCTGTCGCCCAGGCCTGCGGCACGCCGCTCTACGTCGTGGACGAGGCGGACTTCCGCGAGCGGGCCCGCCAGTGGCGGGAGTCCGGGGCGGACCGCGTGCACTACGCGTCAAAGGCCTTCCTCTGCCCGGAGATGGTCCGCTGGGTCGGCGAGGAGCGTCTGCACCTGGACGTCTGCAGCGTCGGCGAGCTCGAACTCGCCGTCGCCGCGGGCTTCGACCCCGCCCACATCGTGCTGCACGGCAACAACAAGCTCCCCGCCGAGCTCAGCGCGGCCGTCGAGCACGGGGTCGGGGTGGTCGTCGTCGACTGTGCCGAGGAGATCGACCGGCTCGCCGGCTACGCGGCCGACGCCGGCCGGGTCCAGGACGTGTATCTGCGCATCGCGCCGGGCGTCGCCGCCGACACCCACGACTACATGGCCACCGGCAGCGACGACGTGAAGTTCGGCTTCCCGGTCAACGGTGGATTCGCCGAACGGGCGGTCCTCACCGTCAGTGGCATCCCCTCGTTGCGCCTGACGGGCATCCACTCCCACCTGGGTTCGCAGATACTCGACCCGTCCGGCATCCGGCGGGCCGCCTCGCGGGTGGCCGCATTCGTCCGCATGCTCGCCGAGCGGCACAGCATCCGTATCGACGAGCTGGATCTCGGCGGCGGCGCCGGAATCGCCTATGTGCCCGGCCAGCAACGACTGGCGCCCGCCGAGTTCGTGGCCGCGCTGCGGGCCGGGGTCGCCGAGGAGCTGGACCCTGCCTCCGTCCGGCTCGCGGTGGAGCCGGGCCGTTCCCTGATCGGCACCGCCGGTGTCACGCTCTACGAGGTCGGTGTGGTCAAGCAGGGCCTCGAGCGACGCTTCGTCTCCGTCGACGGCGGTATGAGCGACGCTCTGCGCCCCGCCCTCTACCAGGCCTCGTACACCGCCTGGACCGCCAACCGCAGGCTGACCGGCCGGCCCGTCCACTCACTCGTCGTCGGCCGGCACTGCGAGAGCGGCGACATCGTCGTACCCGACATCGCGCTCCCGGACGACCTGGCCGTAGGCGATCTGCTGGCGGTGCCCGCGACCGGCGCCTACCACCACGTCATGGCCAGCAACTACAACTTCCAGCCGCGCCCCGCCGTCGTCGCCGTACGCGATGGGCAGGCGCGCCTCCTGGTGCGTCGCGAGACCCCCGCCGACCTGTTGCTCCGCGACGGCGCCGGCGCCGCCATAGACCTCTCAGGAGACCTTCGATGA